One region of Emys orbicularis isolate rEmyOrb1 chromosome 4, rEmyOrb1.hap1, whole genome shotgun sequence genomic DNA includes:
- the LOC135877734 gene encoding large ribosomal subunit protein uL22-like has protein sequence MVRYSLDPENPTKSCKSRGSNLRVHFKNTRETAQAIKGMHIRKATKYLKDVTLKKQCVPFRRYNGGVGRCAQAKQWGWTQGRWPKKSAEFLLHMLKNAESNAELKGLDVDSLVIEHIQVNKALKMRSCALYSVWRGRPPREH, from the coding sequence ATGGTCCGCTACTCACTTGATCCAGAGAACCCCACCAAATCATGCAAGTCAAGGGGTTCTAACCTTCGAGTCCACTTCAAGAACACTCGTGAGACAGCTCAAGCTATCAAGGGCATGCATATCCGGAAAGCCACTAAATACTTAAAGGATGTGACCCTAAAAAAGCAGTGTGTTCCCTTCCGTCGTTACAATGGTGGAGTTGGCAGATGCGCTCAGGCCAAGCAGTGGGGCTGGACACAGGGGCGTTGGCCTAAAAAGAGTGCAGAGTTCCTACTGCACATGCTCAAAAATGCTGAGAGTAATGCTGAACTCAAGGGTCTTGATGTGGATTCTCTGGTAATTGAGCACATCCAGGTCAACAAGGCCCTCAAAATGCGCAGTTGTGCTTTGTATAGTGTATGGAGAGGCAGACCCCCAAGAGAACACTAA